A part of Dreissena polymorpha isolate Duluth1 chromosome 13, UMN_Dpol_1.0, whole genome shotgun sequence genomic DNA contains:
- the LOC127854848 gene encoding transmembrane protein 177-like, whose protein sequence is MGRILAFAAQASPFLLAGLALGGSMYRLVNHTFYASGKCKKVAVDNNLEKTLSPYLNSMVNKVADNFLSGKISPRDFAEIKFFLAETSEVYSRGSTKTRPCGFIGIPKHFLYQDTKDVRLEELPFPDTKDILDSDKQERLKESLCLSEQAKKFALTSEINSINTYYIHFKFFDFLPLLTGFTYTWVAVSDKLNRVPPLAQIGLICVIALLWTTIGYLFEDMYEQYRINKADRRTAALGDEYIHGGIEYFEKLLIRNQIVRETELISGKAPYNKDGERINKWYEYGRPFFNKRLERLRGLKKEELVDREEKTVS, encoded by the exons GCCAGCCCCTTTTTGCTGGCAGGGTTAGCCCTTGGTGGAAGTATGTATCGGCTCGTGAATCACACTTTTTATGCGTCAGGTAAATGCAAGAAGGTGGCAGTGGATAATAACCTTGAAAAGACATTGAGCCCATACCTTAACAGCATGGTTAACAAG GTAGCTGACAACTTTCTGTCAGGTAAAATCTCACCCAGGGATTTTGCAGAAATCAAATTCTTCCTTGCTGAAACCTCAGAAGTGTATAGCCGGGGTTCAACAAAGACAAGGCCTTGTGGCTTCATAG GAATCCCCAAACATTTCCTGTATCAAGATACAAAAGATGTTAGGCTTGAAGAATTACCATTTCCAGACACAAAAGATATCCTTGACTCCGATAAACAAGAAAGGTTAAAGGAAAGTCTCTGTTTAAGTGAGCAAGCCAAAAAATTTGCCTTGACAAGTGAAATTAACTCCATAAATACttattacatacattttaaattttttgaTTTTTTGCCGCTATTAACTGGTTTCACTTATACATGGGTGGCAGTCAGTGATAAACTGAATCGTGTACCTCCATTGGCACAGATTGGATTAATTTGTGTGATAGCTTTGCTTTGGACGACTATCGGATATCTGTTTGAAGACATGTACGAACAGTACAGAATAAATAAAGCCGACCGCAGGACTGCGGCCCTAGGGGACGAGTACATTCACGGTGGAATAGAGTATTTTGAGAAGCTTTTAATAAGAAACCAGATTGTGAGAGAAACAGAACTTATATCTGGTAAGGCTCCTTACAATAAAGATGGTGAGAGAATTAATAAATGGTATGAATATGGACGACCATTTTTTAACAAGAGGTTAGAACGTTTGAGGGGGTTGAAGAAAGAAGAACTAGTTGACAGAGAAGAGAAGACAGTGTCatag